The following proteins are encoded in a genomic region of Actinopolymorpha sp. NPDC004070:
- a CDS encoding alkaline phosphatase family protein — translation MRIRRIAGAGAAVAAAAFLAAGTMAPAQANGPGDGHHAPGAATATPIKHLVVIFGENVSFDHYFGTYPNAANPAGEPAFHAAPGTPTVNGLSPLLLEHNPNVMDGHRVNPTRLGRDQALTCDMDHNYKDEQVAVDRGLMDQFVPATNRTCKDPKHYSSPTQVLDYYDGNTVTAYWNYAQRFAMNDNSFDTNFGPSSPGAINLVSGQTSGIYSVGADRKKTATPDPYVVIAPNAEGVGTMINDPDPAWDDCSNASRNLAVMTGTNVGDMLNKKNVTWGWFQGGFRPQSYTGSSTYDPEFGKTAQCTARHPVGAALGYTGEAGFTGDYNPHHEPFQYYKSTANPHHLPPTSVDMVGKQDQANHQYDMTDWYDALGNGNLPAVSFLKAANYQDGHAGYSDPLDEQQFVVNVVNKLQKSRDWASTAVVIAYDDSDGWYDHVVPPIVNTSQTDQDALNAPGQCGAGEPMGGYQARCGYGPRLPLLVLSPYARRNFVDGTITDQTSIMRFVEDNWLDGRRLGEDSGAAIDKASFDTLANSLDAMFDWRNRDLRPLLLDPASGQPVRGHHGT, via the coding sequence ATGCGAATCAGACGAATCGCCGGAGCGGGTGCCGCGGTCGCGGCCGCCGCGTTCCTGGCGGCCGGCACGATGGCGCCGGCACAGGCGAACGGACCGGGTGACGGGCACCACGCTCCGGGCGCGGCAACGGCGACACCCATCAAGCATCTGGTGGTCATCTTCGGCGAGAACGTCTCGTTCGACCACTACTTCGGCACCTATCCCAACGCCGCGAACCCCGCGGGCGAGCCGGCGTTCCACGCCGCCCCGGGAACCCCCACAGTGAACGGCCTCAGCCCGCTGCTTCTCGAGCACAACCCGAACGTCATGGACGGGCACCGGGTCAACCCCACCCGGCTGGGCCGCGACCAGGCGCTGACCTGCGACATGGACCACAACTACAAGGACGAGCAGGTCGCGGTCGACCGCGGGCTGATGGACCAGTTCGTGCCGGCGACCAACCGGACGTGCAAGGACCCCAAGCACTACTCCTCGCCGACGCAGGTGCTCGACTACTACGACGGCAACACCGTGACGGCGTACTGGAACTACGCGCAGCGGTTCGCCATGAACGACAACTCCTTCGACACCAACTTCGGGCCCTCCTCACCCGGCGCGATCAACCTGGTGTCCGGGCAGACGTCAGGCATCTACTCGGTGGGCGCCGACCGCAAGAAGACCGCCACGCCGGACCCGTACGTCGTCATCGCGCCGAACGCCGAGGGCGTGGGCACGATGATCAACGACCCGGACCCGGCCTGGGACGACTGCTCCAACGCGTCCCGCAACCTCGCGGTGATGACCGGCACGAACGTCGGCGACATGCTCAACAAGAAGAACGTCACCTGGGGCTGGTTCCAGGGCGGGTTCCGGCCGCAGTCCTACACCGGCTCCTCGACGTACGACCCGGAGTTCGGCAAGACCGCCCAGTGCACCGCCAGGCACCCGGTCGGGGCCGCGCTCGGCTACACCGGCGAGGCGGGCTTCACCGGTGACTACAACCCGCACCACGAGCCCTTCCAGTACTACAAGTCCACCGCCAACCCGCACCACCTCCCGCCGACCAGCGTGGACATGGTGGGCAAGCAGGACCAGGCCAACCACCAGTACGACATGACCGACTGGTACGACGCCCTCGGCAACGGCAACCTGCCCGCGGTGAGCTTCCTCAAGGCGGCCAACTACCAGGACGGGCACGCGGGCTACTCCGACCCGCTGGACGAGCAGCAGTTCGTCGTCAACGTCGTGAACAAGCTGCAGAAGTCCCGCGACTGGGCCTCGACCGCGGTCGTCATCGCCTACGACGACAGCGACGGATGGTACGACCACGTCGTACCGCCGATCGTGAACACCTCCCAGACCGACCAGGACGCGCTGAACGCACCCGGCCAGTGCGGGGCCGGCGAGCCGATGGGTGGCTACCAGGCCCGGTGTGGTTACGGTCCCAGGTTGCCGCTGCTGGTGCTCTCGCCGTACGCCAGGCGTAACTTCGTGGACGGCACCATCACCGACCAGACCTCCATCATGCGGTTCGTGGAGGACAACTGGCTGGACGGCCGGCGGCTCGGTGAGGACTCCGGCGCCGCGATCGACAAGGCGTCGTTCGACACCTTGGCGAACAGCCTGGACGCGATGTTCGACTGGCGGAACCGCGACCTGCGGCCGCTGCTGCTCGACCCGGCGAGCGGCCAGCCGGTGAGGGGCCACCACGGCACCTGA
- a CDS encoding globin domain-containing protein, with protein MDTAALQSSWQIVAKSGDDVPLYFYSHLFLSHPELRELFPISMSAQRDKLVGALGRIVSQVDQLGEVAPFIAQLGREHRRFSVVAEHYGAVGASLLATLKHFLGPAWTPELAADWSAAYGLIAQTMVQAAEEAADTTPAWWSAEVTAIERRTLDVSVLRLEPHERYDYRAGQSFAMEVPQRPRQWRYFSPANAPRRDGSIELHVQLVDGGQVSTSIVRSTRVGDTVRLGAPIGTALTLPDDFAGDLLMVAGGTGLAPLRAVLEQLDRRWQVTGEAPRTHLFHGVRLPWSLYERELLSQLAHRPWFDYTEAVSDDASYPGPRGPVGTVAARGGNWRGRTALVCGSPAMVEHTVAKLVEAGISREHIRFESFGAAGDVNQSQQEATGKVMGSE; from the coding sequence ATGGACACCGCCGCACTCCAGAGCAGCTGGCAGATCGTCGCGAAGTCCGGCGACGACGTCCCGCTGTACTTCTACTCCCACCTGTTCCTGTCCCATCCGGAGCTGCGGGAGCTGTTTCCCATCTCGATGTCCGCGCAGCGGGACAAGCTGGTGGGTGCCCTCGGCCGTATCGTCAGCCAGGTGGACCAGCTGGGCGAGGTCGCGCCGTTCATCGCCCAGCTCGGCCGCGAACACCGCAGGTTCTCCGTCGTCGCCGAGCACTACGGCGCGGTCGGCGCGTCGTTGCTGGCCACGCTGAAACACTTCCTCGGCCCGGCCTGGACGCCGGAGCTCGCCGCCGACTGGTCCGCGGCGTACGGCCTGATCGCGCAGACGATGGTGCAGGCCGCGGAGGAGGCCGCCGACACCACCCCCGCCTGGTGGTCGGCCGAGGTGACCGCGATCGAACGCCGCACGCTGGACGTCTCGGTGCTGCGGCTGGAGCCACACGAGCGCTACGACTACCGCGCGGGTCAGTCGTTCGCCATGGAGGTCCCGCAGCGGCCACGGCAGTGGCGTTACTTCAGCCCGGCCAATGCCCCGCGCCGGGACGGCTCGATCGAGCTTCACGTCCAGCTCGTCGACGGCGGCCAGGTCAGCACGTCCATCGTCCGGTCCACCAGGGTCGGCGACACGGTGCGGCTCGGTGCGCCGATCGGCACCGCGCTCACGCTGCCCGACGACTTCGCCGGCGACCTGCTGATGGTGGCGGGCGGGACCGGACTCGCACCGCTGCGTGCGGTCCTCGAGCAACTCGATCGGCGGTGGCAGGTCACCGGTGAGGCGCCCCGGACGCACCTCTTCCACGGCGTACGCCTGCCGTGGAGTCTCTACGAGCGCGAGCTCCTGTCCCAGCTGGCGCACCGGCCGTGGTTCGACTACACCGAGGCCGTCTCCGACGACGCGTCCTATCCTGGCCCGCGGGGACCGGTCGGCACCGTGGCGGCACGTGGGGGAAACTGGCGGGGCCGGACGGCGCTGGTGTGTGGTTCGCCGGCGATGGTCGAGCACACCGTCGCCAAGCTGGTCGAAGCAGGGATCTCACGCGAGCACATCCGTTTCGAGTCCTTCGGAGCGGCGGGGGACGTCAACCAGTCACAGCAGGAAGCCACAGGCAAGGTGATGGGCAGTGAGTGA
- a CDS encoding group 1 truncated hemoglobin — MADHNGTGIESDYDRIGGGPAVSRVVDRFYELVLTDADLAPFFVGVDMSGLKRHQALLISQVLGGPAEFTGRELRVAHEHLQITAEHFGAVVAHLVTALTEAGVPPEVIARVGAALGATEKDIVTQPVG; from the coding sequence ATGGCCGACCACAACGGCACGGGGATCGAGAGCGACTACGACCGGATCGGTGGCGGGCCCGCGGTGAGCCGCGTGGTCGACCGCTTCTACGAGCTGGTTCTCACCGACGCCGACCTCGCGCCGTTCTTCGTCGGTGTCGACATGTCCGGCCTCAAGCGGCACCAGGCGCTGCTCATCTCCCAGGTGCTCGGCGGTCCGGCGGAGTTCACCGGCCGGGAGCTGCGCGTCGCGCACGAGCACCTGCAGATCACCGCAGAGCACTTCGGTGCCGTCGTGGCTCACCTGGTCACGGCGCTGACCGAGGCCGGCGTTCCCCCTGAGGTGATCGCCCGGGTCGGTGCGGCGCTCGGTGCCACCGAGAAGGACATCGTCACCCAGCCCGTGGGCTGA
- a CDS encoding LuxR C-terminal-related transcriptional regulator produces the protein MTRPGSDAAAQVGNLPADTTSFVGRRRELAEVKRLLSSTRMVTLTGFGGVGKTRLALRAAHAFRRSFRDGVWLADLANVTDPALVAPTVAESLRVLERSRREPARMLADHLRDRQLLVVLDNCEHLPGACAELADRLLSAAPGLHLLVTTRQRLGVASEHTLAVPPLPLPEAHERAVGDVADGHGEAGARQVPGRFDAVALFVDRAAAVQHDFALTEENQDAVVTICRRLDGIPLAIELAAARVRALTPAQIRDRLDRSYGVLTTGPGCGDPRHRTLAAMLDRSYDLCSAGEQAMWARSAVFVNGFDLDAAEAVCADDDLPREDVMDLVTGLIDKSVLIREDHAGRARYHQLTLVRDHGLRRLAEQDRLDATRRRHFAYFRQEGARTARQAFAPHQVEWFARLRREHDDLRAALDYALARPDLRQEGTGLAADLLFHWLNGYLNEGREWLGRMLAADTTPTAARADALWTNAWLAVIQADFPAARTMLAEARSILATVDAPSTLGYVELFSGMLATATGDADAGLAHYARALEIHRASRNQHGIAATLIRSSMAHSALGDAARAVELAEEALSLCAAAGDIWHRAYVLLALGIEVWREGDVARATALERESLRYNQRLDDQVGVALNLQVLALAAASAGQPARAAGLFGALDTLSRALGVSLTGYTYLSEYQDRCVRELRATLGEDAYAKAFAEGAERGYDHAVATALQEEPDRRGVRSTPGKSPLTRREREIADLIAQGRTNRQIASALVIAQRTAESHVENILVKLGFTSRAQVAAWTAEQGHTDVGRHDR, from the coding sequence ATGACCAGGCCCGGATCGGACGCCGCCGCGCAGGTGGGCAACCTCCCTGCGGACACGACCAGCTTCGTCGGCAGACGACGGGAGCTGGCCGAGGTCAAACGGCTGCTGTCGAGCACCCGGATGGTGACGCTCACCGGCTTCGGCGGCGTCGGTAAGACCCGGCTCGCCCTGCGTGCCGCGCATGCCTTTCGCCGGTCGTTTCGCGACGGCGTGTGGCTGGCCGACCTCGCCAACGTCACCGATCCCGCGCTGGTCGCACCGACGGTGGCGGAGTCTCTGCGGGTCCTGGAACGCTCCCGGCGTGAACCGGCCAGGATGCTCGCCGACCACCTGCGCGACCGGCAGCTCCTCGTGGTGCTGGACAACTGCGAGCACCTCCCCGGGGCCTGCGCCGAGCTCGCCGACCGGCTGTTGTCCGCGGCACCCGGTCTGCACCTGCTGGTCACCACCCGGCAGCGGCTGGGCGTCGCCTCCGAGCACACCCTCGCGGTGCCCCCACTCCCGCTTCCGGAGGCACACGAGCGGGCAGTCGGCGACGTCGCCGACGGTCACGGGGAGGCGGGTGCACGGCAGGTGCCCGGGCGGTTCGACGCGGTCGCGTTGTTCGTCGACCGGGCCGCCGCCGTCCAGCACGACTTCGCTCTCACCGAGGAGAACCAGGACGCCGTGGTGACGATCTGCCGGCGGCTGGACGGCATCCCGCTGGCCATCGAGCTCGCCGCCGCGCGGGTGCGGGCGCTCACTCCCGCCCAGATCCGGGACCGGCTCGACCGCAGTTACGGCGTACTGACGACGGGTCCCGGCTGCGGCGACCCGCGGCACCGGACGCTCGCGGCGATGCTGGACCGGAGCTACGACCTGTGCTCGGCGGGCGAGCAGGCGATGTGGGCCCGGTCGGCGGTGTTCGTCAACGGGTTCGACCTCGACGCCGCCGAAGCGGTGTGTGCCGACGACGACCTGCCCCGCGAGGACGTGATGGACCTCGTGACCGGGCTCATCGACAAGTCCGTGCTGATCCGGGAGGACCACGCGGGCCGGGCGAGATACCACCAGCTCACCCTCGTCCGCGACCACGGCCTGCGCCGGCTGGCCGAACAGGACCGGCTGGACGCCACCCGCCGGCGGCACTTCGCCTACTTCCGCCAGGAGGGTGCCCGCACCGCGCGGCAGGCGTTTGCGCCGCACCAGGTGGAGTGGTTCGCCCGGTTGCGCCGCGAACACGACGACCTGCGGGCGGCGCTGGACTACGCGCTGGCCCGTCCGGACCTGCGGCAGGAAGGGACCGGGCTGGCCGCCGACCTGCTCTTCCACTGGCTGAACGGCTACCTGAACGAGGGCCGGGAGTGGCTGGGCCGGATGCTCGCCGCCGACACCACCCCCACCGCGGCCCGGGCCGACGCGTTGTGGACGAACGCGTGGCTGGCCGTCATCCAGGCCGACTTCCCGGCGGCGCGCACGATGCTGGCCGAGGCGCGGTCGATCCTCGCGACGGTGGACGCACCGAGCACGCTGGGGTACGTCGAACTGTTCTCCGGAATGCTCGCCACCGCGACCGGCGACGCCGACGCCGGCCTCGCGCACTACGCCCGGGCGCTGGAGATTCACCGCGCGAGCCGGAACCAGCACGGGATCGCCGCCACCCTGATCCGGTCCTCCATGGCCCACTCCGCGCTCGGTGACGCAGCCCGCGCCGTCGAACTCGCCGAGGAGGCCCTGTCGCTGTGCGCCGCCGCCGGCGACATCTGGCACCGGGCGTACGTCCTGCTCGCGCTGGGGATCGAGGTCTGGCGGGAGGGCGACGTCGCCCGGGCGACCGCGCTGGAACGAGAAAGCCTGCGGTACAACCAGCGGCTGGACGACCAGGTGGGCGTGGCACTGAACCTCCAGGTGCTGGCACTCGCGGCGGCCTCTGCCGGGCAGCCCGCCCGGGCCGCCGGCTTGTTCGGCGCGCTGGACACGTTGAGCCGAGCGCTCGGGGTCTCCCTCACCGGCTACACGTACCTGTCGGAGTACCAGGACCGGTGCGTGCGCGAACTGCGGGCGACGCTGGGCGAGGACGCATACGCGAAAGCCTTCGCCGAGGGCGCCGAACGCGGATACGACCACGCGGTCGCCACCGCCCTGCAGGAGGAGCCGGACCGGCGCGGCGTGCGCAGCACTCCGGGCAAGTCGCCGTTGACACGGCGCGAACGCGAGATCGCCGATCTGATCGCACAGGGGCGTACGAACAGGCAGATCGCCAGCGCACTCGTCATCGCCCAGCGGACGGCGGAAAGCCACGTGGAGAACATCCTCGTCAAACTGGGCTTCACCTCCCGCGCCCAGGTCGCCGCGTGGACCGCCGAACAGGGCCACACCGACGTGGGTCGCCACGACCGCTGA
- a CDS encoding tetratricopeptide repeat protein: MRTRLLIVVGTFMTALAMTLGMVLYFGRDNYTPPPSPPRALDHGPIVLAPPNASIGQLQDHLRKQPRDYEGWARLGVSLIERGHDTVDHTLYTQADRALANSLRIEPDYNDVALRGRARLAYLRNDFTGALDWTDRALSVNARDESSNLLRIDSLISLGHYDEALLAAKELHAMDPSAGSVIRLARLSELDGDAARAKVLLAHAGELATAKADKLQVFTAQGDLALRQGDFTAATAAYREARRTDPAYPPAVAGTAQTLYAQGKLATAIRWYRDLAQRVPEPEYVAELGDLYTAAGKNVSAASQYDVVSTWQAIAAENGVRVTMDLANFAADHGKHSLALRLAKAEWKKRQSIEVADAVAWALHVSGKDKEALPYANRAARTGYKDATLLYHRGMIERGVGNTARARALLTQALRLNPRFSPVQAPLAREALAELKKSTSTAKPTKATKPTKAMKPTKPSA; this comes from the coding sequence ATGCGAACAAGGCTGCTCATCGTGGTGGGCACATTCATGACCGCACTCGCGATGACGCTCGGAATGGTGCTCTATTTCGGCCGGGACAATTACACCCCGCCGCCCAGTCCCCCGCGCGCGCTCGACCACGGACCGATCGTCCTGGCCCCGCCCAACGCCAGCATCGGCCAGCTCCAGGACCACCTGCGCAAGCAGCCCCGGGACTACGAGGGCTGGGCACGGCTCGGGGTGTCCTTGATCGAGCGGGGGCACGACACCGTTGACCACACGCTCTACACCCAAGCCGACCGCGCGCTGGCGAACTCGCTGCGGATCGAGCCCGACTACAACGACGTCGCCCTCCGGGGGCGGGCACGACTCGCTTATCTGCGCAACGACTTCACCGGCGCGCTCGACTGGACCGACCGGGCCCTGTCGGTCAACGCCCGCGACGAGAGCAGCAACCTGTTGCGGATCGACTCCCTGATCAGCCTCGGCCACTACGACGAGGCGCTGCTCGCGGCGAAGGAGCTGCACGCCATGGACCCGTCGGCGGGCTCGGTGATCCGCCTCGCCCGGCTGTCCGAACTCGACGGGGACGCGGCCCGGGCGAAGGTGCTGCTCGCCCACGCCGGCGAGCTCGCCACCGCCAAGGCCGACAAGCTTCAGGTCTTCACCGCCCAGGGCGACCTCGCCCTCCGGCAGGGCGACTTCACCGCCGCCACGGCCGCCTACCGCGAGGCCCGCCGGACCGACCCCGCGTACCCGCCCGCGGTGGCCGGTACGGCACAGACGCTGTACGCCCAGGGCAAGCTCGCGACCGCGATCCGGTGGTACCGCGACCTCGCCCAGCGGGTTCCCGAGCCGGAGTACGTCGCCGAGCTCGGCGACCTCTACACCGCCGCCGGCAAGAACGTCAGCGCCGCCAGCCAGTACGACGTGGTGAGCACGTGGCAGGCCATCGCCGCCGAAAACGGCGTCCGGGTGACCATGGACCTGGCCAACTTCGCCGCCGACCACGGCAAGCACTCGCTCGCGCTGCGGCTGGCGAAGGCGGAGTGGAAGAAGCGGCAGAGCATCGAGGTGGCCGACGCGGTGGCCTGGGCGCTGCACGTGTCGGGCAAGGACAAGGAGGCGCTGCCGTACGCCAACCGCGCCGCCCGCACCGGCTACAAGGACGCGACGCTCCTCTACCACCGCGGCATGATCGAGCGGGGAGTCGGCAACACCGCCCGCGCCCGCGCGCTGCTGACCCAGGCGCTGAGGCTGAACCCGCGCTTCTCGCCGGTCCAGGCGCCGCTGGCCCGCGAGGCCCTGGCGGAGCTGAAGAAGTCGACCAGCACGGCGAAGCCCACGAAAGCCACGAAACCGACGAAAGCTATGAAGCCCACGAAGCCGAGCGCCTGA
- a CDS encoding aminoglycoside phosphotransferase family protein, whose translation MADTDVNANAYEAMGERLPDAAVAAAVRTQVGATVEVVRPLAGFVGNQDFLVITGQGDFVLKAGDAHAVVSEAWACERVRAVGVPAPEVVAVDTGRDTLPLPYLLMRRLPGGPVGDADTALESAGRWLRAVHEIEVDGYGLLTASTRSESDGSWGSVRGRESSWADVVAHPLGRLADLVAARIMDEPLAARVRAAFAAGAGLLAYESRGVLLHADLHPRHVFAEQGRLTGIIDWGDATAGDPAYEFGRYSRAGDDSLALVLRGYQPDRDTDFDRRIVLYRVLWSLYALVWEHTAGGDWFAGHVQAVRDGLRTLGA comes from the coding sequence ATGGCGGACACCGACGTGAACGCGAACGCGTACGAGGCGATGGGTGAGCGCCTGCCGGACGCGGCGGTCGCCGCCGCGGTACGCACGCAGGTGGGCGCGACCGTCGAGGTGGTCCGGCCGCTCGCCGGGTTCGTCGGCAACCAGGACTTCCTCGTGATCACCGGGCAGGGCGACTTCGTGCTCAAGGCCGGCGACGCCCACGCGGTCGTGTCGGAGGCGTGGGCCTGCGAACGCGTCCGGGCGGTGGGCGTGCCGGCGCCGGAGGTGGTGGCCGTCGACACCGGCCGGGACACCCTGCCCCTGCCGTACCTGCTGATGCGCCGCCTGCCCGGCGGTCCGGTCGGCGACGCGGACACCGCACTGGAGTCGGCCGGGCGGTGGCTGCGCGCGGTGCACGAGATCGAGGTCGACGGCTACGGCCTGCTCACCGCGTCCACGCGCTCCGAAAGCGACGGGAGCTGGGGATCCGTACGGGGCCGGGAGTCCAGCTGGGCCGACGTCGTCGCCCACCCGCTGGGCAGGCTTGCCGACCTGGTGGCCGCGCGGATCATGGACGAGCCGCTGGCCGCCCGGGTGCGCGCGGCGTTCGCTGCCGGCGCCGGCCTGCTGGCGTACGAGAGTCGTGGCGTGCTCCTGCACGCGGACCTGCATCCGCGGCACGTGTTCGCCGAGCAGGGGCGGCTGACCGGCATCATCGACTGGGGCGACGCGACGGCTGGCGACCCGGCGTACGAGTTCGGCCGCTACTCACGGGCCGGCGACGACTCGCTGGCGCTCGTCCTGCGTGGCTACCAGCCCGACCGGGACACGGACTTCGACCGCCGGATCGTGCTCTACCGCGTGCTGTGGTCGTTGTACGCGCTGGTCTGGGAGCACACGGCCGGCGGGGACTGGTTCGCCGGCCACGTCCAGGCCGTACGCGACGGCCTGCGAACGCTCGGCGCCTGA
- a CDS encoding VanZ family protein, whose translation MRRTVLAGLAVLGLAVVLFAVRRPLLMAAPACAAGRWHGCLDTENGVLLMMLVALPLPALVVCALAVRRRATGVASAWRTSLAEVGMVYGTVPMVWLALMPGPGAGVVPGRLSVVPLRDLATMGPLGVGGNLVLFAALGFFAPMRFAVLASVPRILVLGAACSALVEIAQYVFWLDRVSSVDDVLVNAAGAVLAGLASRRWWRAAPASAD comes from the coding sequence ATGCGCCGCACCGTGCTCGCCGGCCTGGCGGTCCTCGGCCTGGCCGTCGTGCTGTTCGCCGTGCGGCGGCCACTGCTGATGGCCGCTCCGGCGTGCGCGGCCGGGCGGTGGCACGGCTGCCTGGACACCGAGAACGGCGTCCTGCTGATGATGCTGGTCGCGCTGCCGCTGCCCGCGCTGGTGGTGTGCGCGCTGGCCGTGCGCCGGCGGGCCACCGGGGTCGCGTCGGCGTGGCGGACGTCGCTGGCCGAGGTGGGCATGGTCTACGGCACGGTGCCGATGGTGTGGCTGGCCCTGATGCCCGGGCCCGGGGCCGGCGTCGTCCCCGGCCGGCTGAGTGTGGTCCCGCTGCGGGACCTGGCCACGATGGGGCCGCTCGGGGTCGGCGGCAACCTGGTGCTCTTCGCCGCGCTGGGGTTCTTCGCCCCGATGCGGTTCGCGGTGCTGGCGTCCGTACCGCGGATCCTGGTGCTCGGGGCGGCCTGCTCGGCCCTGGTCGAGATCGCGCAGTACGTCTTCTGGCTGGACCGGGTGTCGTCGGTGGACGACGTCCTGGTCAACGCGGCCGGAGCCGTGCTGGCGGGGTTGGCGTCGCGCCGCTGGTGGCGTGCCGCACCGGCCTCGGCCGACTGA
- a CDS encoding DUF4185 domain-containing protein — MTDAATTPSAGRSTRAALVASGLGLLVGAGTLLGAGPPAAAADPGPVSGRATCSLTGRHWTAHARVDSARTERFAAYGNSGVGWTGGDSTYSVRLTGNRTVWLFSDTFWGPVNSDLSRPTTVPFLNNSFVVERGGYLRTVAGGNPQEPDSLVPPDEPGTWNWLGAGQATPASLDVMFLEFARTGSGPLDFAWRENKLGRFHPDTLRLREVVPLPSAAGVQWASWLLRSDGFTYVYGVADLGLTKYMHLARVPGTDLATGGWEYWTGSSWSPTETDSARLMSGVANEYSVSRWRDGYLLVTQDTRELFSSRILAYVGCSPTGPFTEAATLYTTPETGASGSYADPDIFTYNAHEHPDLRRGDRLLVTYNVNSLDPNADLYDDVTIYRPRFVEVTLVPDRRG; from the coding sequence ATGACGGACGCCGCGACGACACCATCCGCCGGCCGTTCCACCCGCGCGGCTTTGGTGGCGAGCGGACTCGGCCTGCTGGTCGGCGCGGGCACGCTGCTCGGTGCCGGCCCACCCGCCGCGGCCGCCGACCCGGGCCCGGTGTCCGGGAGAGCGACCTGCTCGCTGACCGGCCGGCACTGGACCGCGCACGCCCGGGTCGACAGCGCCCGCACCGAGCGGTTCGCGGCGTACGGCAACAGCGGCGTCGGGTGGACCGGCGGCGACAGCACCTACTCGGTGCGGCTGACCGGCAACCGCACCGTGTGGTTGTTCTCCGACACGTTCTGGGGTCCGGTGAACTCCGACCTCAGCCGGCCCACGACCGTTCCGTTCCTCAACAACTCGTTCGTGGTCGAGCGTGGCGGGTACCTGCGCACGGTCGCGGGCGGAAACCCGCAGGAACCCGACTCACTGGTTCCGCCGGACGAGCCGGGCACCTGGAACTGGCTGGGCGCGGGTCAGGCGACGCCCGCGTCCCTGGACGTGATGTTCCTCGAGTTCGCCCGCACCGGCTCCGGGCCGCTGGACTTCGCCTGGCGGGAGAACAAGCTGGGCCGGTTCCACCCGGACACGTTGCGGCTGCGCGAGGTCGTTCCGCTGCCGTCGGCGGCCGGTGTGCAGTGGGCGTCCTGGCTGCTGCGGTCGGACGGATTCACTTACGTGTACGGCGTGGCGGACCTCGGCCTGACGAAGTACATGCACCTCGCGCGGGTGCCCGGTACCGACCTCGCGACCGGGGGCTGGGAGTACTGGACCGGAAGTTCCTGGTCGCCCACCGAGACCGACTCGGCCCGGCTGATGTCCGGAGTCGCCAACGAGTACAGCGTCTCCCGCTGGCGCGACGGCTACCTGCTGGTCACCCAGGACACCCGGGAGCTGTTCAGCTCACGCATCCTCGCCTACGTGGGCTGCTCCCCGACGGGGCCGTTCACCGAGGCCGCGACGCTCTACACGACGCCGGAGACGGGCGCTTCCGGTTCGTACGCGGATCCGGACATCTTCACCTACAACGCGCACGAGCACCCGGACCTGCGCCGAGGTGACCGCCTGCTGGTGACGTACAACGTCAACAGTCTGGACCCGAACGCCGACCTGTACGACGACGTGACCATCTACCGGCCGCGGTTCGTCGAGGTGACACTTGTGCCCGACCGCCGGGGCTGA
- a CDS encoding DivIVA domain-containing protein — protein MSDFPRGPRAPRRSPQVIRSATFSQRRRGFDEVEVRGFLGQVASQVEAAEAECADLRAENEQLRADVDRWRTELVQREENPPEINERAVALFSQAQQVADRLVEEAVQHARDLMAAARAQEREIIQRANEAAQSAAREAGTRSPGGAAERRAGHGGGGYDTPVPDLEYVRTFARVAQVQFRSVLEALSEQVDRLGQVPDLSEAQRPGWSADVSWHDGSGRDELDGYTDGYTPEPPDPARR, from the coding sequence GTGAGTGACTTCCCCCGTGGGCCGCGTGCGCCCAGGCGGTCGCCGCAGGTGATCCGGTCCGCCACGTTCTCCCAGCGCAGGCGCGGTTTCGACGAGGTCGAGGTCCGTGGCTTCCTGGGCCAGGTCGCGAGCCAGGTGGAAGCCGCCGAGGCCGAGTGCGCCGACCTGCGCGCCGAGAACGAGCAGCTGCGGGCCGACGTGGACCGGTGGCGCACCGAACTCGTACAGCGCGAGGAGAACCCGCCCGAGATCAACGAGCGCGCGGTGGCGTTGTTCAGCCAGGCCCAGCAGGTCGCCGACCGGCTGGTCGAGGAGGCGGTGCAGCACGCCCGTGACCTGATGGCCGCGGCGCGGGCGCAGGAGCGGGAGATCATTCAGCGGGCGAACGAGGCGGCGCAGTCGGCCGCGCGCGAGGCCGGTACCCGTTCGCCCGGCGGGGCGGCGGAGCGCCGAGCGGGCCACGGCGGGGGTGGGTACGACACCCCGGTGCCCGACCTCGAGTACGTCCGTACGTTCGCCCGGGTCGCGCAGGTGCAGTTCCGCTCGGTGCTGGAGGCGCTGAGCGAACAGGTCGACCGACTCGGTCAGGTGCCCGACCTGTCGGAGGCACAGCGACCGGGCTGGTCCGCCGACGTGTCGTGGCACGACGGGTCCGGACGCGACGAACTGGACGGCTACACCGACGGCTACACCCCCGAGCCACCCGATCCCGCTCGGCGCTGA